A single region of the Equus przewalskii isolate Varuska chromosome 26, EquPr2, whole genome shotgun sequence genome encodes:
- the GRHPR gene encoding glyoxylate reductase/hydroxypyruvate reductase isoform X1, giving the protein MRPPRLMKVFVTRRIPPEGRAALARAADCEVEEWDSDEPIPSQELERGMTGAHGLLCLLSDRVDKRLLEAAGANLKVISTLSVGVDHLALDEIKKRGIRVGYTPDVLTDATAELAVSLLLTTCRRLPEAIEEVKNGGWTSWKPMWMCGYGLSQSTVGIVGLGRIGQAVAQRLKPFGVQRFLYAGRQPRPQEAAALQAEFVSIPQLAAESDFVIVACSLTPATKGLCNKEFFQQMKTTAVFVNISRGDVVNQDDLYQALASGQIAAAGLDVTTPEPLPTDHPLLTLKNCVILPHIGSATHRTRNTMSLLAANNLLAGLRGEPMPSELKL; this is encoded by the exons ATGAGGCCACCGCGACTCATGAAGGTGTTTGTCACCCGCAGGATCCCCCCCGAGGGCCGGGCCGCGCTCGCCCGCGCCGCAGA CTGTGAGGTGGAGGAGTGGGATTCGGATGAGCCCATCCCCAGCCAGGAGCTGGAGCGAGGCATGACCGGGGCCCACGGCCTGCTTTGCCTCCTCTCTGACCGCGTGGACAAGAGGCTCCTGGAGGCTGCAG GAGCCAATCTTAAAGTCATCAGCACACTGTCCGTGGGTGTCGACCACTTGGCTTTGGATGAAATCAAGAAGCG TGGGATCCGTGTGGGCTACACCCCAGATGTCCTCACAGATGCCACGGCGGAACTCGCCGTCTCCCTGCTGCTCACCACCTGTCGCAGGTTGCCGGAGGCCATCGAGGAAGTGAAGAA cgGTGGCTGGACCTCGTGGAAGCCCATGTGGATGTGTGGCTATGGCCTCTCGCAGAGCACCGTCGGCATCGTCGGGCTGGGGCGCATAG GCCAGGCTGTTGCTCAGCGTCTGAAACCGTTCGGCGTCCAGAGGTTTCTGTACGCCGGGCGCCAGCCCAGGCCTCAGGAGGCAGCAGCGCTCCAGGCGGAGTTTG tgTCCATCCCCCAGCTGGCCGCTGAGTCTGATTTCGTCATCGTGGCCTGCTCCTTAACGCCTGCAACCAAGGGGCTCTGCAACAAGGAGTTCTTCCAGCAGATGAAGACAACGGCTGTGTTTGTCAACATCAGCAG GGGAGACGTGGTAAACCAGGATGACTTGTACCAGGCCTTGGCCAGCGGTCAGATTGCAGCTGCTGGACTGGATGTGACGACCCCAGAACCACTGCCTACAGACCACCCTCTCCTGACCCTGAAGAACTGTG tGATCCTGCCCCACATTGGCAGTGCCACCCACAGAACGCGAAACACCATGTCCTTGTTGGCAGCTAACAACTTGCTTGCTGGCCTGAGAGGGGAGCCGATGCCCAGTGAACTCAAGCTGTAG
- the GRHPR gene encoding glyoxylate reductase/hydroxypyruvate reductase isoform X2 codes for MTGAHGLLCLLSDRVDKRLLEAAGANLKVISTLSVGVDHLALDEIKKRGIRVGYTPDVLTDATAELAVSLLLTTCRRLPEAIEEVKNGGWTSWKPMWMCGYGLSQSTVGIVGLGRIGQAVAQRLKPFGVQRFLYAGRQPRPQEAAALQAEFVSIPQLAAESDFVIVACSLTPATKGLCNKEFFQQMKTTAVFVNISRGDVVNQDDLYQALASGQIAAAGLDVTTPEPLPTDHPLLTLKNCVILPHIGSATHRTRNTMSLLAANNLLAGLRGEPMPSELKL; via the exons ATGACCGGGGCCCACGGCCTGCTTTGCCTCCTCTCTGACCGCGTGGACAAGAGGCTCCTGGAGGCTGCAG GAGCCAATCTTAAAGTCATCAGCACACTGTCCGTGGGTGTCGACCACTTGGCTTTGGATGAAATCAAGAAGCG TGGGATCCGTGTGGGCTACACCCCAGATGTCCTCACAGATGCCACGGCGGAACTCGCCGTCTCCCTGCTGCTCACCACCTGTCGCAGGTTGCCGGAGGCCATCGAGGAAGTGAAGAA cgGTGGCTGGACCTCGTGGAAGCCCATGTGGATGTGTGGCTATGGCCTCTCGCAGAGCACCGTCGGCATCGTCGGGCTGGGGCGCATAG GCCAGGCTGTTGCTCAGCGTCTGAAACCGTTCGGCGTCCAGAGGTTTCTGTACGCCGGGCGCCAGCCCAGGCCTCAGGAGGCAGCAGCGCTCCAGGCGGAGTTTG tgTCCATCCCCCAGCTGGCCGCTGAGTCTGATTTCGTCATCGTGGCCTGCTCCTTAACGCCTGCAACCAAGGGGCTCTGCAACAAGGAGTTCTTCCAGCAGATGAAGACAACGGCTGTGTTTGTCAACATCAGCAG GGGAGACGTGGTAAACCAGGATGACTTGTACCAGGCCTTGGCCAGCGGTCAGATTGCAGCTGCTGGACTGGATGTGACGACCCCAGAACCACTGCCTACAGACCACCCTCTCCTGACCCTGAAGAACTGTG tGATCCTGCCCCACATTGGCAGTGCCACCCACAGAACGCGAAACACCATGTCCTTGTTGGCAGCTAACAACTTGCTTGCTGGCCTGAGAGGGGAGCCGATGCCCAGTGAACTCAAGCTGTAG
- the ZBTB5 gene encoding zinc finger and BTB domain-containing protein 5 isoform X2, translated as MDFPGHFEQIFQQLNYQRLHGQLCDCVIVVGNRHFKAHRSVLAACSTHFRALFSVAEGDQTMNMIQLDSEVVTAEAFAALIDMMYTSTLMLGESNVMDVLLAASHLHLNSVVKACKHYLTTRTLPMSPPSERVQEQSARMQRSFMLQQLGLSIVSSALNSSQSGEEQPAPMSSSMRGNLDQRTAFPMRRLHKRKQSAEERARQRLRPTMDESAIADVTPENGPSGVHSREEFFSPDSLKIVDNPKADGMTDNQEDSAIMFDQSFGAQEDAQVPSQSDNAAGNMAQLSMASRATQVETSFEQEAATEKSGFQCENPEGGLGEKEHMRVVVKSEPLSSPEPQDEVSDVTSQAEGSESVEVEGVVVSAEKIDLSPESSDRSFSDPQSSTDRGGDIHILEVTNNLEHKSTFSISNFLNKSRGSNFSANQNNDDNIPNTTSDCRLEGEAPYLLSPEAGPAVGPSSAPGAHVENPFSEPAESHFVRPMQEVMGLPCVQTSGYQGGEQFGMDFSRSGLGLHSSFSRVMMGSPRGGASNFPYYRRIAPKMPVVTSVRSSQIPENPASSQLMMNGATSSFENGHPSQPGPPQLTRASADVLSKCKKALSEHNVLVVEGARKYACKICCKTFLTLTDCKKHIRVHTGEKPYACLKCGKRFSQSSHLYKHSKTTCLRWQSSNLPSTLL; from the coding sequence ATGGATTTTCCTGGACATTTTGAACAGATCTTCCAACAACTGAACTACCAGAGACTTCACGGCCAGCTCTGTGATTGTGTCATTGTAGTGGGGAATAGACATTTTAAAGCCCATCGCTCCGTACTGGCAGCATGCAGCACGCATTTCCGAGCCCTCTTTTCAGTGGCAGAGGGAGATCAGACCATGAACATGATCCAGCTGGATAGCGAGGTAGTGACAGCAGAGGCCTTTGCTGCCCTGATTGACATGATGTACACCTCCACCCTCATGCTGGGGGAAAGCAATGTTATGGATGTCTTATTGGCAGCCTCTCACCTGCATTTGAACTCTGTTGTTAAGGCATGTAAACATTACTTAACGACAAGGACGCTGCCCATGTCTCCCCCCAGTGAGCGCGTTCAGGAGCAGAGTGCCCGTATGCAGCGCTCCTTTATGCTGCAGCAGCTGGGACTCAGCATCGTGAGCTCAGCCCTCAATTCCAGCCAAAGTGGCGAGGAGCAGCCAGCTCCCATGAGCTCATCAATGCGCGGGAACCTGGACCAGCGGACGGCCTTCCCGATGAGACGCCTTCATAAGCGCAAGCAGTCTGCAGAGGAGCGGGCCAGACAACGCCTCCGACCTACCATGGATGAGTCTGCCATCGCCGATGTTACACCAGAGAATGGGCCATCAGGCGTTCATTCTCGGGAGGAGTTCTTTTCACCAGATTCTCTGAAAATTGTGGATAACCCTAAGGCTGATGGAATGACCGACAACCAGGAAGACAGTGCCATCATGTTTGACCAGTCTTTTGGTGCTCAAGAAGATGCCCAGGTGCCTAGTCAGTCTGATAACGCTGCTGGCAACATGGCACAGTTGTCCATGGCCTCTCGCGCAACTCAGGTTGAGACTAGCTTTGAGCAGGAGGCTGCAACTGAGAAAAGTGGTTTTCAGTGTGAAAATCCTGAGGGTGGCCTTGGTGAGAAGGAGCACATGAGAGTGGTGGTCAAATCGGAGCCCCTGAGCTCTCCAGAGCCCCAGGATGAAGTAAGTGATGTGACCTCACAAGCAGAAGGGAGCGAGTCTGTGGAAGTGGAAGGAGTTGTGGTCAGCGCCGAGAAGATAGACCTCAGCCCTGAAAGCAGCGATCGGAGTTTTTCAGATCCCCAGTCTAGCACTGACAGGGGAGGTGACATCCATATTTTGGAAGTCACAAATAACCTGGAACATAAATCCACCTTTagcatttcaaattttcttaacAAGAGCAGAGGAAGTAACTTTAGTGCAAATCAGAACAATGATGATAATATCCCAAACACCACTAGTGACTGCCGGCTGGAGGGGGAGGCCCCTTATTTGTTGAGTCCAGAGGCTGGGCCTGCAGTTGggccctcctcagcccctggcgcTCATGTGGAGAACCCATTCAGTGAGCCTGCAGAGTCCCACTTTGTTAGGCCTATGCAGGAAGTGATGGGCCTGCCGTGTGTGCAGACTTCAGGCTACCAAGGAGGAGAACAGTTTGGGATGGATTTTTCCAGGTCTGGTTTGGGCCTCCACTCCTCGTTCTCCAGGGTAATGATGGGCTCCCCGAGAGGAGGAGCCAGTAACTTTCCATACTACCGCCGCATAGCTCCCAAAATGCCGGTTGTAACTTCTGTCAGGAGCTCACAGATCCCAGAAAACCCAGCCAGCTCCCAGTTAATGATGAATGGGGCCACGTCTTCATTTGAAAACGGCCATCCTTCCCAGCCCGGCCCCCCCCAGTTGACTAGGGCATCAGCTGACGTCCTGTCGAAGTGCAAGAAGGCCTTGTCTGAGCACAATGTCTTGGTTGTGGAGGGAGCTCGCAAGTACGCCTGCAAAATCTGCTGCAAGACTTTCCTGACCTTGACGGATTGCAAGAAACACATCCGTGTTCACACGGGTGAAAAACCCTACGCCTGCCTCAAGTGTGGCAAGAGGTTCAGTCAGTCCAGCCATCTGTATAAACACTCGAAGACGACCTGCCTGCGCTGGCAGAGCAGCAACCTTCCCAGCACTTTGCTCTGA
- the ZBTB5 gene encoding zinc finger and BTB domain-containing protein 5 isoform X1 yields MPGLSSGDEWWWRWLQAEGRGGRRIMDFPGHFEQIFQQLNYQRLHGQLCDCVIVVGNRHFKAHRSVLAACSTHFRALFSVAEGDQTMNMIQLDSEVVTAEAFAALIDMMYTSTLMLGESNVMDVLLAASHLHLNSVVKACKHYLTTRTLPMSPPSERVQEQSARMQRSFMLQQLGLSIVSSALNSSQSGEEQPAPMSSSMRGNLDQRTAFPMRRLHKRKQSAEERARQRLRPTMDESAIADVTPENGPSGVHSREEFFSPDSLKIVDNPKADGMTDNQEDSAIMFDQSFGAQEDAQVPSQSDNAAGNMAQLSMASRATQVETSFEQEAATEKSGFQCENPEGGLGEKEHMRVVVKSEPLSSPEPQDEVSDVTSQAEGSESVEVEGVVVSAEKIDLSPESSDRSFSDPQSSTDRGGDIHILEVTNNLEHKSTFSISNFLNKSRGSNFSANQNNDDNIPNTTSDCRLEGEAPYLLSPEAGPAVGPSSAPGAHVENPFSEPAESHFVRPMQEVMGLPCVQTSGYQGGEQFGMDFSRSGLGLHSSFSRVMMGSPRGGASNFPYYRRIAPKMPVVTSVRSSQIPENPASSQLMMNGATSSFENGHPSQPGPPQLTRASADVLSKCKKALSEHNVLVVEGARKYACKICCKTFLTLTDCKKHIRVHTGEKPYACLKCGKRFSQSSHLYKHSKTTCLRWQSSNLPSTLL; encoded by the coding sequence GATCATGGATTTTCCTGGACATTTTGAACAGATCTTCCAACAACTGAACTACCAGAGACTTCACGGCCAGCTCTGTGATTGTGTCATTGTAGTGGGGAATAGACATTTTAAAGCCCATCGCTCCGTACTGGCAGCATGCAGCACGCATTTCCGAGCCCTCTTTTCAGTGGCAGAGGGAGATCAGACCATGAACATGATCCAGCTGGATAGCGAGGTAGTGACAGCAGAGGCCTTTGCTGCCCTGATTGACATGATGTACACCTCCACCCTCATGCTGGGGGAAAGCAATGTTATGGATGTCTTATTGGCAGCCTCTCACCTGCATTTGAACTCTGTTGTTAAGGCATGTAAACATTACTTAACGACAAGGACGCTGCCCATGTCTCCCCCCAGTGAGCGCGTTCAGGAGCAGAGTGCCCGTATGCAGCGCTCCTTTATGCTGCAGCAGCTGGGACTCAGCATCGTGAGCTCAGCCCTCAATTCCAGCCAAAGTGGCGAGGAGCAGCCAGCTCCCATGAGCTCATCAATGCGCGGGAACCTGGACCAGCGGACGGCCTTCCCGATGAGACGCCTTCATAAGCGCAAGCAGTCTGCAGAGGAGCGGGCCAGACAACGCCTCCGACCTACCATGGATGAGTCTGCCATCGCCGATGTTACACCAGAGAATGGGCCATCAGGCGTTCATTCTCGGGAGGAGTTCTTTTCACCAGATTCTCTGAAAATTGTGGATAACCCTAAGGCTGATGGAATGACCGACAACCAGGAAGACAGTGCCATCATGTTTGACCAGTCTTTTGGTGCTCAAGAAGATGCCCAGGTGCCTAGTCAGTCTGATAACGCTGCTGGCAACATGGCACAGTTGTCCATGGCCTCTCGCGCAACTCAGGTTGAGACTAGCTTTGAGCAGGAGGCTGCAACTGAGAAAAGTGGTTTTCAGTGTGAAAATCCTGAGGGTGGCCTTGGTGAGAAGGAGCACATGAGAGTGGTGGTCAAATCGGAGCCCCTGAGCTCTCCAGAGCCCCAGGATGAAGTAAGTGATGTGACCTCACAAGCAGAAGGGAGCGAGTCTGTGGAAGTGGAAGGAGTTGTGGTCAGCGCCGAGAAGATAGACCTCAGCCCTGAAAGCAGCGATCGGAGTTTTTCAGATCCCCAGTCTAGCACTGACAGGGGAGGTGACATCCATATTTTGGAAGTCACAAATAACCTGGAACATAAATCCACCTTTagcatttcaaattttcttaacAAGAGCAGAGGAAGTAACTTTAGTGCAAATCAGAACAATGATGATAATATCCCAAACACCACTAGTGACTGCCGGCTGGAGGGGGAGGCCCCTTATTTGTTGAGTCCAGAGGCTGGGCCTGCAGTTGggccctcctcagcccctggcgcTCATGTGGAGAACCCATTCAGTGAGCCTGCAGAGTCCCACTTTGTTAGGCCTATGCAGGAAGTGATGGGCCTGCCGTGTGTGCAGACTTCAGGCTACCAAGGAGGAGAACAGTTTGGGATGGATTTTTCCAGGTCTGGTTTGGGCCTCCACTCCTCGTTCTCCAGGGTAATGATGGGCTCCCCGAGAGGAGGAGCCAGTAACTTTCCATACTACCGCCGCATAGCTCCCAAAATGCCGGTTGTAACTTCTGTCAGGAGCTCACAGATCCCAGAAAACCCAGCCAGCTCCCAGTTAATGATGAATGGGGCCACGTCTTCATTTGAAAACGGCCATCCTTCCCAGCCCGGCCCCCCCCAGTTGACTAGGGCATCAGCTGACGTCCTGTCGAAGTGCAAGAAGGCCTTGTCTGAGCACAATGTCTTGGTTGTGGAGGGAGCTCGCAAGTACGCCTGCAAAATCTGCTGCAAGACTTTCCTGACCTTGACGGATTGCAAGAAACACATCCGTGTTCACACGGGTGAAAAACCCTACGCCTGCCTCAAGTGTGGCAAGAGGTTCAGTCAGTCCAGCCATCTGTATAAACACTCGAAGACGACCTGCCTGCGCTGGCAGAGCAGCAACCTTCCCAGCACTTTGCTCTGA